In a genomic window of bacterium:
- the gatC gene encoding Asp-tRNA(Asn)/Glu-tRNA(Gln) amidotransferase subunit GatC: protein MQIGREQIEYLARLSGVELDETERETFSRQLLRIIGYVDKLNELDLANVPPTAHTQDLTGVFREDECRPGITQEAALAMAPDRQGDYFRVPKVIKSD from the coding sequence ATGCAGATCGGAAGGGAGCAGATCGAATACCTCGCGAGGCTTTCTGGCGTCGAGCTTGACGAGACGGAGAGGGAGACGTTCAGTCGGCAGCTTCTTCGCATAATTGGCTATGTTGATAAGCTGAACGAGCTCGACCTTGCGAATGTGCCTCCGACGGCGCACACGCAGGATTTGACGGGCGTTTTCCGGGAGGACGAGTGTCGGCCGGGCATTACTCAGGAGGCGGCATTGGCGATGGCGCCGGACCGTCAGGGCGACTACTTCCGTGTCCCGAAGGTGATCAAGAGCGACTAG